One window of Streptomyces sp. NBC_00273 genomic DNA carries:
- a CDS encoding GtrA family protein, whose amino-acid sequence MSRKDQLGQVFRFALVGGVNTGTFFVIYLLLHPWMPYFAAYSLAFVLAMVGSFFMNTYFTYRTRPTWKKFFLFPLTNITNFVIQSVGLYALVTWAGMDTRIAPLVAAVVAIPFTFLLSRKILVPGAARAEEAPVVEAGSSSRV is encoded by the coding sequence ATGAGCCGCAAGGACCAGCTCGGCCAGGTGTTCAGATTCGCCCTCGTGGGCGGCGTGAACACCGGCACCTTCTTCGTCATCTACCTGCTCCTGCACCCGTGGATGCCGTACTTCGCCGCCTACTCCCTCGCCTTCGTCCTGGCGATGGTCGGCTCGTTCTTCATGAACACCTACTTCACCTACCGGACCCGGCCGACCTGGAAGAAGTTCTTCCTCTTCCCGCTGACGAACATCACCAACTTCGTCATCCAGTCCGTCGGCCTCTACGCGCTGGTGACCTGGGCCGGGATGGACACCCGGATCGCCCCGCTGGTCGCGGCGGTCGTCGCCATCCCGTTCACCTTCCTGCTCTCCCGCAAGATCCTCGTCCCGGGTGCCGCCCGGGCCGAGGAGGCCCCTGTCGTGGAGGCGGGGTCCTCGTCCAGGGTCTGA
- a CDS encoding glycosyltransferase family 2 protein, with translation MTKLSVVVPCFNEEAVIDSFDVEIRRVLDALPVDYEVCYVDDGSRDGTLDKLRKIAAEHGEETRYVSFSRNFGKEAGMLAGLREATGDAVVIMDADLQHPPELIATMLEHYRQGHDQIIARRTREGDKKLRSALSSLYYRGVNRWVDVELTDGVGDFRMLSRPAVDALLSLPEYNRFSKGLFSWIGFDTVHFDYRNAQREAGETKWKFGALLNYGMDGLISFNNRPLRIGIWFGVSLVALTGLYALWITIMAITNGVESPGYVTLVAIITGLGGVQLIMLGLIGEYIGRIYYEAKRRPHFLVKESHGAQPLPRTDDRPAAPVAEPTIVERSAR, from the coding sequence ATGACGAAGCTGTCCGTAGTTGTCCCCTGCTTCAACGAAGAAGCCGTCATCGACAGCTTCGATGTGGAGATCCGGAGGGTCCTGGACGCCCTCCCCGTCGACTACGAGGTCTGTTACGTCGACGACGGAAGCCGCGACGGCACCCTCGACAAGCTCCGGAAGATCGCCGCCGAACACGGCGAGGAGACCCGCTACGTCTCCTTCAGCCGGAACTTCGGCAAGGAGGCCGGCATGCTCGCGGGCCTGCGCGAGGCCACGGGCGACGCCGTAGTGATCATGGATGCTGACCTCCAGCACCCGCCGGAGCTCATCGCGACCATGCTGGAGCACTACCGGCAGGGGCACGACCAGATCATCGCCCGCCGCACGCGCGAGGGCGACAAGAAGCTCCGCTCCGCCCTCAGCAGCCTCTACTACCGGGGCGTCAACCGCTGGGTCGACGTGGAGCTCACCGACGGCGTCGGCGACTTCCGCATGCTCTCGCGCCCGGCCGTGGACGCCCTGCTGTCGCTGCCGGAGTACAACCGCTTCTCCAAGGGGCTGTTCTCCTGGATCGGCTTCGACACCGTCCACTTCGACTACCGCAACGCGCAGCGCGAGGCCGGCGAGACGAAGTGGAAGTTCGGCGCCCTGCTGAACTACGGCATGGACGGCCTGATCTCCTTCAACAACAGGCCGCTGCGGATCGGGATCTGGTTCGGCGTGTCGCTGGTCGCCCTGACCGGCCTGTACGCCCTGTGGATCACGATCATGGCGATCACCAACGGCGTCGAGTCCCCGGGGTACGTCACCCTCGTGGCGATCATCACGGGCCTGGGCGGCGTACAGTTGATCATGCTGGGCCTGATCGGTGAGTACATCGGCCGCATCTACTACGAGGCCAAGCGCAGGCCGCACTTCCTGGTGAAGGAATCGCACGGAGCACAGCCGCTCCCGCGGACCGATGACCGGCCGGCGGCCCCGGTCGCAGAGCCTACGATCGTGGAGCGCAGCGCCCGATGA
- a CDS encoding SCO2584 family spore wall biosynthesis protein, which produces MPDDVGGKPFPDDGEPDDDRGGADFDFASVVFDEDFVRNAEIQEPSAAERQRAADRARAEAEAARAVAGGWTVDDDYDSYGYGHPDGYDDDHGWDHDRGYGYPDGPYGAYGGSLRPYRGRAPWLRPVAWVLAFVMGLGMVALAFSAVYRSAAGEADPAPAPASTPRGEVTGVGAFTYPSVRQP; this is translated from the coding sequence GTGCCGGACGACGTGGGGGGCAAGCCGTTCCCGGACGACGGGGAGCCCGACGACGACCGCGGAGGCGCGGATTTCGACTTCGCCTCCGTGGTGTTCGACGAGGACTTCGTCCGGAACGCCGAGATCCAAGAACCGAGCGCCGCCGAGCGCCAACGGGCGGCCGATCGAGCGCGCGCGGAGGCCGAGGCCGCCCGTGCCGTGGCCGGCGGCTGGACGGTCGACGACGACTACGACAGCTACGGATACGGCCACCCCGACGGGTACGACGACGACCACGGCTGGGACCACGACCGCGGCTACGGGTACCCGGACGGCCCGTACGGTGCCTACGGCGGCAGTCTGCGCCCCTACCGCGGCCGCGCACCGTGGCTGCGCCCCGTCGCCTGGGTGCTCGCCTTCGTGATGGGCCTCGGCATGGTCGCGCTCGCCTTCAGCGCCGTGTACCGCAGTGCCGCGGGCGAGGCGGACCCCGCTCCGGCTCCCGCCAGCACCCCCAGGGGTGAAGTCACCGGCGTAGGCGCGTTTACGTACCCCTCCGTTCGCCAACCCTGA
- a CDS encoding SCO2583 family membrane protein, whose amino-acid sequence MAVPGDPPNSTPEGMGGGDDDFRPDDFRQDEYRSVVFDEDFVRAARLQEYSAQERMGEHARAVRSRSIWSGGGSTSSRTSAPGRGARQGMLLVLLIATAFAFAVYMGLRNPYVPPPGGPAQALSSTVVPLAPTTHVPGGRPTELYAKSPAADYRVGAAGITLPAVRRTHHFTDAQVVAALSIAKDYLVQSSLDPDILAGAATRPVRVLLDPDQLAQFDRSMTSPSGDGRHAATGWLVRFDQDTAVVADSRVRVSGTLAFEEVAPDTLEVTTDHTFVYAVRPATGSPAAADGASLFTVRRELRLRFDREDLTTRRLELASAYVMAGPQDCSADPAGAFRPLLAGAGPTTVGPAASDPYASGQPRRTAGLCGVLASPTTPAVSPPATPPPPPQAAPVSPAP is encoded by the coding sequence ATGGCCGTGCCAGGAGATCCACCCAACAGCACCCCCGAGGGCATGGGCGGGGGCGACGACGACTTCCGGCCGGACGACTTCCGGCAGGACGAGTACCGGTCGGTGGTGTTCGACGAGGACTTCGTGCGGGCCGCCCGGCTCCAGGAGTACTCCGCGCAGGAACGCATGGGCGAACACGCCCGTGCCGTGCGCAGCCGATCCATCTGGTCCGGCGGCGGCTCCACGTCGTCCCGGACCAGCGCCCCCGGCCGGGGCGCACGGCAGGGCATGCTGCTCGTGCTGCTCATCGCCACGGCCTTCGCCTTCGCCGTCTACATGGGGCTGCGCAACCCCTACGTACCTCCGCCCGGGGGACCCGCACAGGCGCTCAGCAGCACCGTGGTCCCGCTCGCGCCGACCACCCACGTGCCCGGCGGGCGCCCCACCGAGCTGTACGCGAAGAGCCCCGCCGCCGACTACCGGGTCGGAGCGGCCGGCATCACCCTGCCCGCCGTGCGCCGCACGCACCACTTCACCGACGCCCAGGTCGTCGCCGCGCTGTCCATCGCCAAGGACTACCTGGTGCAGTCCTCGTTGGACCCCGACATCCTCGCCGGAGCGGCCACCCGCCCGGTGCGCGTCCTGCTCGACCCCGACCAGTTGGCGCAGTTCGACCGCAGCATGACTTCGCCCTCCGGCGACGGCCGCCACGCGGCCACCGGCTGGCTGGTCCGCTTCGACCAGGACACCGCCGTCGTGGCCGACTCCCGGGTACGGGTGAGCGGCACGCTCGCCTTCGAGGAGGTGGCCCCCGACACGCTGGAGGTCACCACCGACCACACCTTCGTCTACGCCGTACGGCCCGCCACCGGATCCCCGGCCGCGGCCGACGGCGCCTCGCTCTTCACCGTCCGGCGCGAGTTGCGGCTGCGCTTCGACCGGGAGGACCTGACGACCCGCCGGCTGGAGCTGGCCTCGGCCTATGTGATGGCCGGGCCGCAGGACTGCTCCGCCGACCCGGCCGGAGCCTTTCGCCCGCTCCTGGCCGGAGCCGGCCCGACCACGGTGGGCCCGGCCGCGAGCGACCCGTACGCCAGCGGCCAACCGCGGCGCACGGCCGGGCTGTGCGGCGTCCTGGCCTCGCCCACGACCCCGGCCGTGAGCCCGCCCGCGACACCGCCCCCGCCCCCGCAGGCCGCTCCCGTCAGCCCTGCTCCGTAG
- a CDS encoding histidine phosphatase family protein, which translates to MSATTSGKSGRKIVLWRHGQTSWNLERRFQGSTDIELTEAGVAQARRSARLLASLKPDAIVASDLQRASATAAELAALTGLTVSHDAALRETYAGEWQGLTHDEILEKYGEQYAAWKRGEPVRRGGGELETEVADRAAPVVLEHVGRLPRSGTLVVVSHGGTIRTTIGRLLGLNAYDWEGLGGLSNCCWSVLGEGARGWRLLEHNAGTLPEPVLGDDD; encoded by the coding sequence CTGAGCGCGACCACCTCGGGCAAGTCCGGCAGGAAGATCGTCCTCTGGCGGCACGGCCAGACCTCGTGGAACCTGGAGCGCCGCTTCCAGGGCTCCACGGACATCGAGCTGACCGAGGCGGGTGTGGCGCAGGCGCGCCGCTCCGCGCGGTTGCTCGCCTCGCTGAAGCCGGATGCCATCGTGGCCTCCGACCTGCAGCGCGCCTCCGCCACGGCTGCCGAGCTGGCCGCCCTCACGGGGCTGACGGTGTCGCACGACGCGGCGCTGCGCGAGACGTACGCCGGCGAGTGGCAGGGCCTCACGCACGACGAGATCCTCGAGAAGTACGGCGAGCAGTACGCGGCGTGGAAGCGCGGCGAACCGGTCCGCCGCGGCGGCGGCGAGCTGGAGACCGAGGTCGCCGACCGTGCCGCGCCGGTGGTGCTGGAACACGTCGGACGGCTGCCGCGGTCCGGCACCCTCGTCGTGGTCAGCCACGGCGGCACTATCCGTACGACGATCGGGCGCCTGCTGGGCCTGAACGCGTACGACTGGGAGGGCCTCGGCGGGCTCTCCAACTGCTGCTGGTCCGTCCTCGGCGAGGGCGCGCGCGGCTGGCGCCTGCTGGAGCACAACGCCGGCACGCTGCCGGAACCGGTGCTCGGCGACGACGACTGA
- the proB gene encoding glutamate 5-kinase, protein MSAARQGVVDARRIVVKVGSSSLTTAAGGLDADRVDALVDVLAKARSGGEKEIVLVSSGAIAAGLSPLGLRRRPKDLARQQAAASVGQGLLVARYTASFARYGVRVGQVLLTTDDTSRRAHYRNAYRTLDQLLAMGALPVVNENDTVATDEIRFGDNDRLAALVAHLVRADLLVLLSDVDGLYDGDPSQPGTTRIEEVHGPEDIAHVSIGSAGKAGVGTGGMVTKVEAARIAAAAGIPVVLTSASQAADALAGRGTGTLFHATGRRSADRLLWLQHASTPQGHLVLDDGAVRAVTERGSSLLPAGIAAVEGDFVAGDPVELRSADGRAVARGLVNFDAKELPQLLGRSTRELARELGPAYEREVVHRDDLVLLEG, encoded by the coding sequence GTGTCAGCGGCTAGGCAAGGTGTCGTGGACGCCCGCAGGATCGTGGTCAAGGTCGGCTCCTCCTCCCTGACCACCGCGGCCGGCGGACTCGACGCAGACCGGGTGGACGCGCTCGTCGACGTCCTCGCCAAGGCCCGCAGCGGAGGCGAGAAGGAGATCGTCCTCGTCTCCAGCGGAGCCATCGCCGCCGGGCTCTCCCCGCTCGGCCTGCGGCGCCGGCCCAAGGACCTGGCCCGGCAGCAGGCCGCCGCGAGCGTCGGCCAGGGCCTGCTCGTCGCCCGCTACACCGCTTCCTTCGCCCGGTACGGCGTCCGCGTCGGCCAGGTGCTCCTCACCACCGACGACACCAGCCGCCGGGCCCACTACCGCAACGCCTACCGCACCCTCGACCAGCTGCTCGCCATGGGCGCCCTCCCCGTCGTCAACGAGAACGACACCGTCGCCACGGACGAGATCCGCTTCGGCGACAACGACCGGCTGGCGGCCCTCGTCGCCCACCTCGTCCGCGCCGACCTCCTCGTCCTCCTCTCGGACGTGGACGGCCTCTACGACGGCGACCCCTCCCAGCCCGGCACCACCCGCATCGAAGAGGTCCACGGGCCCGAGGACATCGCGCACGTCTCCATCGGCAGCGCCGGCAAGGCGGGCGTGGGCACCGGCGGCATGGTCACCAAGGTCGAGGCGGCCCGGATCGCGGCCGCCGCCGGGATCCCGGTGGTGCTGACCTCCGCGAGCCAGGCCGCCGACGCCCTCGCCGGACGGGGAACCGGCACGCTGTTCCACGCCACCGGGCGCCGCTCGGCGGACCGGCTGCTCTGGCTCCAGCACGCGTCGACCCCGCAGGGGCACCTGGTCCTGGACGACGGCGCCGTCCGCGCGGTCACCGAGCGCGGGAGCTCGCTACTGCCCGCCGGGATCGCGGCGGTCGAAGGCGACTTCGTCGCCGGGGACCCGGTGGAACTGCGCTCCGCGGACGGCCGCGCCGTGGCACGGGGCCTGGTCAACTTCGACGCCAAGGAACTCCCGCAGCTCCTCGGCCGCTCCACTCGCGAGCTCGCGCGGGAACTCGGACCCGCGTACGAGCGGGAGGTCGTCCACCGGGACGATCTGGTCCTGCTGGAGGGCTGA
- a CDS encoding glutamate-5-semialdehyde dehydrogenase: MTSLDAATASATSPVLATAQRSRTAAAAIAPLPRSAKDTALLAIADALEARTAEIIAANAVDTDKARAAGTSETVIDRLTLTRERVAAIASDVRDVAALPDPVGEVVRGNTLPNGIDLRQIRVPLGVVGIIYEARPNVTVDAAALCLKSGNAVLLRGSSSAYSSNTALVAILRDAVVSVGLPADAIQLVPGESRDSVRELMRARGLVDVLIPRGGASLIKTVVEESTVPVIETGTGNCHVYVDAQADLDMAVDILINSKAQRPSVCNSAETLLVHRDIADAFLPRALDALADAGVTVHGDARVLAAAEGGKVTALPATDEDWAAEYLSYDIAAAVVDSLDDAVTHIRRWTSGHTEAIVTTSQAAARRFTQLVDSTTVAVNASTRFTDGGQFGFGAEIGISTQKLHARGPMGLPELTSTKYIVTGDGHVR; encoded by the coding sequence ATGACCTCGCTCGATGCCGCCACCGCCAGCGCCACCTCGCCCGTCCTCGCCACCGCGCAGCGGTCCCGTACCGCCGCCGCGGCGATCGCCCCACTCCCGCGGTCCGCCAAGGACACCGCCCTGCTGGCGATCGCGGACGCGCTGGAGGCCCGTACGGCCGAGATCATCGCCGCCAACGCCGTGGACACGGACAAGGCCCGCGCCGCCGGCACCAGCGAGACCGTCATCGACCGCCTCACCCTGACCCGGGAGCGGGTCGCCGCCATCGCCTCCGACGTCCGCGACGTCGCCGCCCTCCCCGACCCCGTCGGCGAGGTCGTCCGCGGCAACACCCTCCCCAACGGCATCGACCTCCGGCAGATCCGCGTCCCGCTCGGCGTCGTCGGCATCATCTACGAGGCCCGCCCCAACGTCACCGTCGACGCCGCCGCCCTCTGTCTCAAGTCCGGCAACGCGGTCCTGCTGCGCGGCAGTTCCTCCGCCTACTCCTCCAACACCGCCCTCGTCGCCATCCTGCGGGACGCCGTCGTGAGCGTCGGCCTGCCCGCCGACGCGATCCAGCTCGTCCCCGGCGAGTCCCGAGACTCCGTCCGCGAGCTGATGCGCGCCCGCGGCCTCGTCGACGTGCTCATCCCGCGCGGCGGCGCCTCCCTCATCAAGACCGTGGTCGAGGAATCCACCGTCCCGGTCATCGAGACCGGTACCGGCAACTGCCACGTCTACGTCGACGCGCAGGCCGACCTGGACATGGCGGTGGACATCCTCATCAACTCCAAGGCCCAGCGGCCCTCCGTCTGCAACTCCGCCGAGACCCTCCTCGTCCACCGCGACATCGCCGACGCCTTCCTGCCGCGCGCCCTCGACGCGCTCGCCGACGCCGGCGTCACCGTGCACGGCGACGCCCGGGTCCTCGCCGCCGCCGAGGGCGGCAAGGTCACCGCCCTGCCCGCCACGGACGAGGACTGGGCCGCCGAGTACCTGTCCTACGACATCGCCGCCGCGGTCGTGGACTCCCTCGACGACGCCGTCACCCACATCCGCCGCTGGACCTCCGGTCACACCGAGGCGATCGTCACCACCTCGCAGGCCGCCGCGCGCCGCTTCACCCAGCTGGTCGACTCGACCACGGTCGCCGTGAATGCATCCACTCGGTTCACGGACGGTGGCCAGTTCGGCTTCGGTGCGGAGATCGGCATTTCCACCCAGAAGCTGCACGCCAGGGGCCCGATGGGCCTTCCCGAGCTGACCTCCACCAAGTACATCGTCACCGGCGACGGTCACGTTCGGTAG
- the rsfS gene encoding ribosome silencing factor translates to MTATDRSIELITAAAQAAADRLAHDIIAYDVSDVLSITDAFLLASAPNDRQVKSIVDEIEERLLKELGAKPVRREGDRDARWILLDYVDIVVHVQHSEERVFYALERLWKDCPEIELPEDAKLTIGKAEEHAKLREAAGDDELDGDLF, encoded by the coding sequence GTGACCGCCACGGACCGCTCCATCGAGCTCATCACCGCCGCCGCCCAGGCCGCGGCCGACCGGCTCGCGCACGACATCATCGCGTACGACGTCAGCGACGTGCTGTCGATCACCGACGCCTTCCTGCTCGCCTCGGCGCCCAACGACCGCCAGGTCAAGTCGATCGTCGACGAGATCGAGGAGCGCCTGCTCAAGGAGCTCGGCGCCAAGCCGGTGCGCCGCGAGGGGGACCGCGACGCCCGCTGGATCCTGCTCGACTACGTCGACATCGTCGTCCACGTCCAGCACAGCGAGGAGCGTGTCTTCTACGCGCTGGAGCGCCTGTGGAAGGACTGCCCCGAGATCGAGCTCCCCGAGGACGCCAAGCTCACCATCGGCAAGGCCGAGGAGCACGCCAAGCTGCGCGAGGCGGCGGGCGACGACGAACTGGACGGTGATCTGTTCTGA
- the nadD gene encoding nicotinate-nucleotide adenylyltransferase, producing MGEQEMPTGPVKRRLGVMGGTFDPIHHGHLVAASEVAALFHLDEVMFVPTGEPWQKSQRAVSPAEDRYLMTVIATASNPQFSVSRIDIDRGGPTYTIDTLRDLKAQNDDADLFFITGADALAQILTWRNAEELFSLSHFIGVTRPGHVLTDDGLPKGGVSLVEVPALAISSTDCRARVAQGDPVWYLVPDGVVRYIDKRELYRGA from the coding sequence ATGGGAGAGCAGGAGATGCCTACCGGTCCGGTCAAGCGCCGGCTCGGCGTGATGGGCGGGACATTCGACCCGATCCATCACGGACACCTGGTGGCCGCCAGCGAGGTGGCCGCCCTTTTCCACCTCGACGAGGTGATGTTCGTGCCGACCGGCGAGCCGTGGCAGAAGTCGCAGCGGGCCGTTTCGCCGGCCGAGGACCGCTACCTGATGACGGTCATCGCCACGGCCTCGAACCCGCAGTTCTCGGTGAGCCGCATCGACATCGACCGCGGCGGGCCGACGTACACCATCGACACCCTGCGGGACCTGAAGGCGCAGAACGACGACGCCGACCTGTTCTTCATCACCGGTGCCGACGCGCTCGCGCAGATCCTGACCTGGCGCAACGCCGAAGAGCTCTTCTCGCTCTCCCACTTCATCGGAGTCACCCGGCCGGGTCACGTGCTCACCGACGACGGGCTCCCCAAGGGCGGCGTTTCCCTGGTGGAGGTGCCCGCGCTCGCGATCTCGTCCACCGACTGCCGTGCGAGGGTGGCCCAGGGGGATCCTGTCTGGTATTTGGTGCCGGACGGCGTCGTGCGCTACATCGACAAGCGTGAGCTGTACCGGGGAGCCTGA
- a CDS encoding M48 family metallopeptidase — MTETGFEKVPARDRRRFPGISSRAYEHPADRSALVALRKLSGFDTVFKALSGLLPERSLRLLFLSESVRVGETQFPHLHGMLRDACYILDLEKVPQMYVQQDPNPNAMCIGLDEPIIVVTTGLVELLDEEEMRAVVGHEVGHALSGHAVYRTILLFLTNLALKIAWIPLGNVAIMTIVTALREWFRKSELSADRAGLLVGQDVQASMRGLMKIAGGNHLHEMNVDAFLAQAEEYESSGDLRDSVLKILNLLPRTHPFTTVRAAELKKWAESRDHQRIMDGHYPRRDEDKDTSVTDSFRQSAAHYADAVRTSKDPLFKLVGDIAGGAADVGGKLRDKFTGSGAGAGTAAQDKAGPTEQG; from the coding sequence ATGACGGAAACAGGGTTCGAGAAGGTGCCGGCGCGGGATCGCAGGCGGTTCCCCGGCATCTCGTCGCGGGCGTACGAGCATCCGGCGGACCGCTCGGCGCTGGTGGCACTGCGCAAACTGAGCGGCTTCGACACGGTGTTCAAGGCGCTGAGCGGGCTGCTTCCGGAGCGGAGCCTGCGGCTGCTGTTCCTGTCGGAGTCGGTGCGCGTGGGCGAGACGCAGTTCCCGCACCTGCACGGGATGCTGCGCGACGCCTGCTACATCCTGGACCTGGAGAAGGTCCCGCAGATGTACGTGCAGCAGGACCCGAACCCCAACGCCATGTGCATCGGGCTGGACGAGCCGATCATCGTGGTGACCACGGGCCTCGTCGAACTGCTCGACGAGGAGGAGATGCGTGCGGTGGTGGGCCACGAGGTGGGCCACGCGCTGTCGGGGCACGCCGTCTACCGCACGATCCTGCTGTTCCTGACCAACCTGGCGCTGAAGATCGCGTGGATCCCGCTGGGCAATGTGGCGATCATGACGATCGTGACCGCGCTGCGGGAGTGGTTCCGCAAGTCGGAGCTCTCGGCCGACCGGGCCGGGCTGCTGGTGGGACAGGACGTGCAGGCCTCGATGCGGGGCCTGATGAAGATCGCGGGCGGCAACCACCTCCACGAGATGAACGTGGACGCCTTCCTGGCCCAGGCCGAGGAGTACGAGTCGAGCGGCGATCTGCGCGACTCCGTGCTGAAGATCCTGAACCTGCTGCCCCGGACGCACCCCTTCACCACGGTGCGGGCGGCCGAGCTGAAGAAGTGGGCCGAGAGCCGCGACCACCAGCGGATCATGGACGGCCACTACCCGCGGCGGGACGAGGACAAGGACACCTCGGTGACCGACTCCTTCCGCCAGTCCGCCGCGCACTACGCCGATGCGGTGCGCACCAGCAAGGACCCGCTGTTCAAGCTGGTCGGTGACATCGCGGGCGGCGCGGCCGACGTGGGCGGCAAGCTCCGCGACAAGTTCACGGGCTCCGGAGCCGGAGCCGGCACTGCTGCGCAGGACAAGGCAGGACCTACGGAGCAGGGCTGA
- a CDS encoding LCP family protein, translating to MNDRQDPYDPYAAQEQQLVGYDAYGRPVYGQGPAQPAQPAPQQYGQQYEQQQYGYDYQGYGQQQPQQQQYYPQQPAAQEYGQQEYTQAPAYGYDTQQTQQWIPQQTAPEPPAPAERPAAQVPEPRRPDAEEGGARGDDRERDGDRERDGEPRADRDYRTEMFAFIDQPDEDSEDVIDWLKFTESRTERREEARRRGRNRVVALIVVLALFVVGGLGYLWYAGKLPLLDGPGEKKTGASADAGAQKRDIIVVHLHNTKKGGTSSALLVDNVTTKKGATVLLPNTLAVTGQDGTATGLGKSVEEGGLGTREALDSVLGTRIGGTWRLDTPFLESLVDLVGGIEVDTDTAVPADDAAKTPAVAQGQKQSLSGSMAVAYATFRGQGEPEAKQLERVGKVLQAVLRKIPSDPKAAAVTVESIGQILDPALNAQTLGALLSRLGAHAKVGAWRTDVLAVKADGTLTDDANKSVVKEVLGGSGAAAQPGAAPRVGLKDASGDEKTQVAAKAALVNGGYTFVDGGKADKTAATSQITYQDDAQRDRAIEVAKTLGLPETAVKKAENAVNAEVVVILGKDYKAF from the coding sequence GTGAACGACCGACAGGATCCGTACGACCCGTATGCCGCCCAGGAGCAGCAGCTCGTCGGCTACGACGCGTACGGGCGGCCGGTGTACGGCCAGGGGCCCGCGCAGCCCGCCCAGCCCGCTCCGCAGCAGTACGGGCAGCAGTACGAGCAGCAGCAGTACGGCTACGACTACCAGGGCTACGGCCAGCAGCAGCCGCAACAGCAGCAGTACTACCCGCAGCAGCCGGCCGCCCAGGAGTACGGGCAGCAGGAGTACACCCAGGCGCCCGCCTACGGGTACGACACGCAGCAGACCCAGCAGTGGATCCCGCAGCAGACCGCCCCGGAGCCCCCGGCCCCCGCCGAGCGGCCGGCCGCCCAGGTCCCCGAGCCGCGCCGGCCGGACGCCGAAGAGGGCGGTGCGCGGGGCGACGACCGCGAGCGCGACGGCGACCGCGAGCGCGACGGCGAGCCCCGGGCGGACCGGGACTACCGCACCGAGATGTTCGCCTTCATCGACCAGCCGGACGAGGACTCCGAGGACGTCATCGACTGGCTCAAGTTCACCGAGAGCCGCACCGAACGCCGCGAGGAGGCCCGCCGCCGCGGCCGCAACCGGGTGGTGGCGCTGATCGTCGTCCTCGCCCTGTTCGTCGTCGGCGGACTCGGCTACCTCTGGTACGCGGGCAAGCTGCCCCTCCTCGACGGCCCCGGCGAGAAGAAGACCGGCGCGAGTGCCGACGCCGGCGCGCAGAAGCGGGACATCATCGTCGTCCACCTGCACAACACCAAGAAGGGCGGCACCTCCTCGGCGCTGCTCGTCGACAACGTCACCACCAAGAAGGGCGCCACCGTCCTGCTCCCGAACACCCTGGCCGTCACCGGCCAGGACGGGACGGCCACGGGGCTCGGCAAGTCGGTCGAGGAAGGCGGTCTCGGCACCCGCGAGGCCCTCGACTCCGTGCTGGGCACCCGCATCGGCGGCACCTGGCGCCTGGACACCCCCTTCCTGGAGAGCCTGGTCGACCTGGTCGGCGGCATCGAGGTCGACACCGACACCGCGGTCCCGGCCGACGACGCGGCCAAGACCCCGGCCGTGGCCCAGGGCCAGAAGCAGAGCCTGAGCGGCTCGATGGCCGTCGCGTACGCCACGTTCCGCGGGCAGGGCGAACCGGAGGCCAAGCAGCTGGAACGCGTGGGCAAGGTGCTCCAGGCGGTGCTGCGCAAGATCCCGAGCGACCCGAAGGCGGCGGCCGTGACCGTCGAGAGCATCGGTCAGATCCTCGACCCGGCCCTGAACGCGCAGACCCTCGGTGCCCTGCTGTCCCGGCTCGGCGCGCACGCCAAGGTGGGCGCGTGGCGCACCGACGTCCTCGCGGTGAAGGCGGACGGCACGCTCACGGACGACGCGAACAAGTCGGTCGTCAAGGAGGTGCTGGGCGGCTCCGGCGCCGCGGCGCAGCCCGGTGCGGCCCCGCGCGTCGGCCTCAAGGACGCCAGCGGCGACGAGAAGACGCAGGTCGCGGCGAAGGCGGCGCTGGTGAACGGCGGCTACACCTTCGTCGACGGCGGCAAGGCCGACAAGACGGCGGCCACCTCGCAGATCACCTACCAGGACGATGCGCAGCGGGACCGCGCGATCGAGGTCGCCAAGACGCTGGGACTGCCCGAGACGGCCGTGAAGAAGGCCGAGAACGCGGTGAACGCGGAGGTCGTGGTGATCCTGGGCAAGGACTACAAGGCGTTCTGA